In Nasonia vitripennis strain AsymCx chromosome 2, Nvit_psr_1.1, whole genome shotgun sequence, a genomic segment contains:
- the LOC107980724 gene encoding growth/differentiation factor 8, producing the protein MITRTVLLALLMVASCSPRRTLAMGSAGGSSCNTCRLHEEIRAMSLEAIKEQILNKLGLKQAPNMTGRALPRIPPISKLMDMYGMQADQPLEPGITHHEEIDEFAAKTESVFAFAQPHQRLRHSKGNLDVLYFKFSDKIVQHRVTRAELSLWIYGTQEQQSSDSGSDDSDSDSLLGPSNDSGGGTITITLQRIMRGSTDAGGPQLGPPLTTKHRRPVGRRGTWVTIELRRMVAEWFKHPRDNLGVAVKITLPNGRRPGRNFRPVETSPDAEDAPYLEVQTQELDSRRGGRVKRNVGLNCDEASQETRCCRYKLTVDFEKFGWDWIIAPKKYDANYCSGDCPMAFLPAYPNTHIVSLAEPPNNTGPCCAPRKLSEITMLYFDNEYQIVFSRLPGMVVERCGCS; encoded by the exons ATGATCACGAGGACGGTGCTGCTCGCGCTTCTCATGGTCGCGAGCTGCTCGCCGAGGAGGACGCTGGCGATGGGTAGTGCCGGCGGCAGCAGCTGCAACACCTGTCGGCTCCACGAGGAGATACGGGCCATGAGCCTCGAGGCCATCAAGGAGCAGATCCTCAACAAGCTCGGGCTCAAACAGGCGCCCAACATGACCGGCAGGGCCCTGCCCAGGATACCGCCGATCTCCAAGCTCATGGACATGTACGGCATGCAGGCCGACCAGCCCTTGGAGCCCGGCATAACGCATCACGAGGAGATCGACGAGTTCGCCGCCAAGACCGAGAGCGTCTTCGCCTTCGCTCAGCCTC ATCAGCGGCTAAGGCATTCGAAGGGCAACTTGGACGTGCTGTACTTCAAGTTCTCGGACAAAATAGTCCAGCACAGGGTAACGCGGGCCGAGCTCTCGCTTTGGATCTACGGGACGCAAGAGCAGCAGTCGAGCGATAGCGGCAGTGACGACAGCGATTCGGACTCGCTACTCGGCCCAAGTAACGACTCCGGCGGCGGCACTATCACGATAACGCTACAGCGGATAATGCGTGGCTCGACAGATGCGGGCGGTCCACAGTTGGGGCCGCCTCTGACGACGAAACATCGGCGACCGGTCGGCAGACGCGGCACGTGGGTGACCATAGAGCTGAGGCGCATGGTGGCCGAGTGGTTCAAGCACCCGCGCGACAATCTCGGCGTCGCGGTCAAGATCACGCTGCCGAACGGCCGCAGGCCGGGCAGAAACTTCAGACCTGTGGAGACCAGTCCCGACGCCGAAGACGCGCCGTATCTCGAGGTCCAGACGCAGGAGCTCGACTCCAGGAGGGGCGGCAGGGTCAAGAGGAACGTCGGCCTCAACTGCGACGAGGCTAGTCAGGAGACCAGGTGCTGTCGCTACAAACTCACCGTCGACTTTGAGAAGTTCGGATGGGACTGGATCATCGCGCCGAAAAA GTACGACGCGAATTACTGCTCAGGAGACTGTCCAATGGCGTTTCTTCCAGCCTACCCAAACACACACATAGTGAGCTTGGCGGAGCCGCCGAACAACACGGGGCCCTGTTGTGCCCCGCGGAAGCTCTCGGAGATCACGATGCTGTACTTCGACAACGAGTACCAGATCGTCTTCTCGCGGCTGCCCGGCATGGTCGTCGAGCGCTGCGGCTGCTCATAG